The genomic region aggagaggatccaggtgtacaatggggggtgtagcagagtgctacgtgtctagcggaggagagctagcgccctaagtacatgccgttgtggcagccggagagattttggcacccagctggtgtgatgtcgtggccgtcggaggagcgatggagcctggcggagggacagctgtcggagcggttgagtccttgctgacgtcctcttgctttcgtaagggggctgagagccgccgtcgtcatagagtacgcgggacgccatcattgcctatctggcggagctagtcagatgggacaccggtcttgttccctgcgacccgagtcagctcggggtagggtgatgatggtgcctcctgttgacgtggctgtcctgcgccctaggttgggcgatgtggaagctcctccgaagccgaggtcgagtctgtcttccgtggccgaggtcgagtccgagcccctgggtcgggcgaggcggaggccgtcggctgaggccagggcggagtccgagccctggggtcgggcgaagcggagttcgtcgtcttctggggctgagtccgagtccgagccctgggtcgggcggagcggagttcgccgtcttccgggacttagcccgagtccgagccctgggtcgggcggagcggagttcgtcgtcttccgggacttagcccgagtctgagccctgggtcgggcggagcggagtttgccgtcttccgggacttagcccgagtccgagccctgggtcgggcggagcggagttcgccgtcttccgggacatagcccgagtccgagccctgggtcgggcggagcggagttcgccgtcttccgggacttagcccgagtccgagccctgggtcgggcggagcggagttcgccgtcttccgggacttagcccgagtccgagccctgggtcgggcggagcggagtttcctatggtgccttcggcagggcctgactgcctgtcagtctcactctgtcaagtggcactgcagtcggagtggcgcaggcggcgctgtccttctgtcaggccggtcagtggagcggcgaagtgacggcggtcacttcggctctgccggggggcgcgcgtcaggataaaggtgtcaggccacctttgcatttaaggctcctacgatttggtcggtcggtgcggcgatttagtcagggttgcttcttggcgaaggcagggcctcgggcgagccggaaatatgttcgccgttggaggggggcctcgggcgagacggaaatcctccggggtcggctgcccttgtccgaggctaggctcgggcgaggcgtgatcgagtcgctcgaatggactgatccctgacttagtcgcacccatcaggcctttgcagctttatgctgatgggggttaccagctgagaattaggagtcttgagggtacccctaattatggtccccgacacatgcgATAGTGAATTGTGATTTTGTTATGATTTTAAACATAATAAATTCACTTTATAATGGTATAAATGTTCAAGTTTTAAAATTATATGTATAATCTTAAAGATTTTTTTTGTATTTTTGAGCTATTAAAGTGAAACAATGATTAGGTTGGCACAAGCACTATTAGGTGCTAGAGCCGTATAGTGCCGACACGGCACGATCATGCACTATAGTGTAGTGCATGTGCCGATAGTTAGGTACTAGTAGTCTAGTACTGACACGACACGGAACAACACGATTAATAATAGTGTCTAATAGTACCGTAACTAATAGTGCCTGGCCCGTTTGACTAACTATAATTGTAGGAGAGACAGATTAGTCCCACTGTGAAATACGATAACGAAACTGAGGAAACACACTGCAGAGGACAACCGAACTGAGGAAACACAGTGCAGATGAGGATAAAAGCGGAAAAGCCCAATTATTGACTTGGCAGGTCACAACTCTCACAGATGAACGTTGTATGAAATTTATACTCCTACTTTTAGTTCAAATGGAAGCTGTGACAACGGTGGCTTCTGATCCTCTCTTCTACTACAGATCCAATAGCTTGAGCACGACGGGGAGCCCCTTGGACGGCTGCAGCGTCAAAAAGTCGGCCGGTGCATGCACGTACTCCGGCGCCACCTCAAACGCGAAACGCCGCAGGATGAGCGCCAGCGTGGCCTTGGCCTCCAGCATCGCGAAGTCCTGCCCGATGCACGACCGAGGGCCCAGGGAGAAGGACAGCAGCGCGTTCGGGTGCGCCGCCACCCTGCCCACGCCGTCCCGGAACCGGAGCGGGTTGAAGTCGCCGGCGTCCGCGCCCCACACCTCCTCGTCGCGGTGAAGCATCGCGATCGGGATCAACAGGATGGTGGCCTTGGGCACCTTCACGCCGCAGAGGTCCGCGTCCGCCGTTGCCTGCCTTGCGATGATCGTCGCCCCGCCGTACAGCCGGACTGTCTCGTACAGCACCATCGTCACCTGCGAAACCACATATATAACAACATGGCCGTGCCGTGACCGTGACGCACGCTCGCCGGCAGCTGTCACCGTGCTGCCTAGCTAGATTAAGCTTAAGGTGTATCGAGGAGGCTCACGAGCTTGAGCTTGTTGAGGGCATCGCCGTGGAGGAGCACCTCGGCGCCGCCGCACTCCCGGATCACCTCCTCCCTGAGCCGCTGCTGCCACTCAGGGTGCGTGCCGAGGAGGAACGTGGCCCAGGCGAGGAGCTGCGAGGTCGTGTTGTGGCCGGCGAAAAAGAAGGTCTTGCACTCTTCGATGATCTCGTCCATGCTCATGGCCTGCTGCGGACtcttgccgtcgccgccgccattATTGGCCTCCAACATGAGGCCGAGCAGGTCGGTACCGTAACCCCTCGCCTCCTGTGCGGCAGCTAGGCGCTCGTCGATGATGGCCATGAGCGTGCCCCGCACCGTGCGCTCGAGCTGCCACCGGCGCGCGTTGGCCTTGGTGGGCAGGTACTGCATGCCCGGCACACGCGCGCTGTTCAAGGAGGCGAAGGCGATGGACTGGAGCTCCCGCTGCGCCAGGAACGCCGCCTTCCCCTGTCGGTAGCTGCTGCCGAATGCAGTGTGCGAGATCACGTCGGCGGTGAGCTCCGTGAACTGCTGCGCCACCTCCACTGTCACCTCCTCCTCCCCTCTCGCCACGGCGAGCGCCTCCCACGCCCGGATCACCTCCGCCGCGCACGCGACcatcgaccccgtcatcgacTTGAGCTTGTCCATGGCGAACGCCGGGTGCACGACGCGGCGGTGGCGCGACCAGTACTCGCCGTCGGAGAAGACGAGGCCCCTCCCAAGCAGAGACAGTATAATGGGGCCCGGGTCCGTCTTGCCGTACAACCCGGTCTTGTCAAAGAGGACCCGCTTCACCATGTCATAGCGTCCCACGAACAGCGCCGGAGTAGTCAAGCCGGACCACGTCAGGAACACCTTGCCTGAACAACAAGAGCCAACCGTTTCATTTATCACGATGACAGCCAAAAACCTGTCAGAATTCGAAACTCTTGCTCCATTATTTGCATGTATTGCGCACCATAGAGTGACATCCACGCGCGGTACTGCGGCATCACGAGCGGGATGAAGTCGTGGGAGCTCAGGTCCAGCGTGTCGCCGCTCGTCGCCGCCCGCATCGCCATGGCCTCTTTGCTGTTGCCCGTGAAGAGCCGATACGGCGGCCCGCGGATGCCCTGCCGCGTGAACGCTCTTGCGACGGTGTACGGCCGCCACACCAGGCGCACCACCAGCACTGTCCATAGCCTCGTGACCACCACCACGCCGAGGGCGGCGGCGACTAGCGCTACACCTCTGGTGCCCATGTCGACCAACAGGATACAATCATGTGTGTGTATATACATAATACATTTATACATATTTAATTATATATGATATATAGAGAGATATATTATAGATAGAtagatataggtatatatatatatagttctaGATCTATATCTATATATTAAAGAATTTCTATTATATATTTTCTACGCTAACTTAATCTATTATTATTTCTACCTTTCTATTTGTCTGTCGCGTCTTACGCTCCGACAACACAACCGTATTTGATTTTGTTTTTATTATCTCTGACCTCTTTTTTATTTGTTTAAATATGGAATTAGACATATGAACAGAAATATAAATAATAGACATATAAAAACAAACATACAAATATGGAAATAGAAATAAGGATATAAAGATGGATAACAATAATCTATATCAATATCTCTAATATTAGAGAATTAAGAAATTCTTTTGGCTAACTTTTTATTTATCAAAATAAAGGTTTTAAATAGCCGGTTGTAGCGGCCGATATATCTAGATATTTACACTTTTGAGAAGGCTCAGGATAAATTCCTTATCCCGCTATTTAAAACACCATTTAAAACGATCAAAATGCTTTAGGGGCTCTATCTATCTTTCTCTATACCTAACTCCTCTAATACACTATAACAATATATTCTCTTCCTAATATTAAAGGCCAAAGTATTTCTTCCAAATCAATTTTATTCCTATAATAACACCATCTTACCACTAGTACAACCTACGTTAAGGGCATATGCAACCCAACGCTGGTTCGGTTTTCCAAGTACAAAAAACAGCTAAGAGACTGCATATGGTACAACCCTGAGACTTTATATCATAAATACAATTAAGAGACAACATATATGGAGAGTGGTGAAGAGATAGGCTCTTTGCGGAAAGCTTGTTTCTTGACCTTTTCAAATAACCATTTAGAGACACCTCAAGAGACCCCCATATTAAATGGGCTTGTACATGTTCCCCTGAGACTTCGTTTTGGTTTTCTAAGTACAAGAGACAACTAAAATACTGTAAGATACAACCCTGAGACTCTGAATCATAAATGCAGTTAAGAGACATCATGTATAGAGTGTCGTGAAGAGACATCATGTATATAGAgatttgtgaggtccggggatgactggtacaacttgagcaccatggttcggtcaagcgtaaaatgcttgcctaatccatgttgtggtgtcgcagtggacgagagttgcactcaacctctCTCGAGTGATCCACTGATCAACTTGAGTACCATGATTTTCTTTCTTATCTCAAGATTttcccgttgtgaggaatctccacaaattcgaGTCTCTCACGTCTTACACAGTTGATCTCaaataaaccacaagagtaaggaggattagaaacacacacacaagagacaaaatcaaagcaacacacgcacacaagtcgagaGAGGAGCATAAGAGACAACACAGCGGAATTACAGCTCAAACACATGCTCGAATCTCAAACTATCAAAGCTTCACCATGGTCGCAGTGTATCAGTGTCGTAGGCtattcaaaggatgcttggtattctgctccatgcgcctaggggtcctttttatagccccaagagacCTATGAGccattggagcttcatttggaaggccctggttgccttctatccgcaggtgcaccagactatccagtgcacaccagacagtaaaCAGTGTGTGATTCCCTTCCTTgtttggcaaagccgaccgttgttAGCCTCTGGTCCCatggcacactagacagtccggtgcggcctagtgaccgttggctgggcataTGTGGCACCCGCTGATCACGCTGTCGACCGTTGGCTGAGTGCGCGACtcacacaccagacagtccggtgaattatagccatgtcggcgtttcgaacccggggggtccctggatcgacgagtaaattgtcaccgcgtgccccagcccagatgggtcggcgcgagacggagcgcgaaggggggaaaagccggagggagacatgtgtaaaaggggaaacccgtggccttcgtgtttgtcccgcgcccaggtcgggtgcgcttgcagtagggggttacaagcgtccacgcgggagggagcgagaggcttacgcgagcgccgtcccgtccttccccgcgcggccaaccccctgtaagagggcactggaccttccttttataggcgtaaggagaggatccaggtgtacaatggggggtgtagcagtgtgctaacgtgtctagcagagaagagctagtgccctgagtacatgccatcgtggcagccggagaggttttggcacccggttcgtgtggtgtcgtggccgtcggaggagcgctggagcctggcggaaggacagctgtcagggctatcgagtccttgctgacgtctccttgcttccgtaagggggctgagagccgccgtcgtcatagagcatgcggggcgccatcattacttgtttaccggggcgagccagatgggacgccggtcttgttccccgtagcctgagttagcttggggtagggtaatgatggcgcctcctgtgacgtggtcggtccgagccctgggttgggcgaggtggaggctcctccgaggtcgagtctgtcttccgaggccgaggtcgagtccgagcccctggatcgggcgaggcggagaccgtcggttgaggccagggctgagtccgagccctggggtcgggcgaagcggagttcgtcgtcttccggggctgagcccgagtccgagccctggggtcgggcgaagcggagttcgtcgtcttctggggccgagcccgagtccgagccctggggtcgggcgaagcggagttcgtcgtcttccgaggctgagcccgagtccgagccctaaggTCGGgcaatgcggagttcgtcgtcttctggggctgagcccgagtccgagcccttcgggcgatgcagagtttcctatggcgcctgaggccggacttggctgctgtcagcctcactctgtcgagtggcacaacagtcggagcggcgcaggcggcgctgtcctcttgtcaggccggtcagtggagcggcaaagtgactgcggtcacttcggctctgtcgaccgaagggcgcgcgtcaggataaggtgtcaagccacctttgcattaaatgctcctgcgatacggtcggtcggcgtggcgacttggccaaggttgcttcttggcgaagactgggcctcgggcgagccgaaggtgtgtccgttgcttgagggggtcctcgggcgagacgtgaatcctccggggtcggctgcccttgcccgaggctgggctcgggcgaggcgagatcgtgtcccttgagtggaccgagccttaacTTAATTGtatccatcaggcctttgcagctttgtgctgatgggggttaccagctgagattaggagtcttgagggtacccctaattatggtccccgatagtagcccccaagcctcgaagggagtgttaatactcgcttggaggcttttgtcgcatttttttgcaaggggaccgacctttctcggttgcgttttgttccggtgggtgcgtgcgagcgcacccgccgggtgtagcccccgaggcctcggaggagtggtttgactccttcgaggtcttaatgcgttttgcgatgcttcggccggtctggttgttccctcatgcgagctggccgtagcccgggtgcacggtcgggtcccaagttctcgggctggtatgttgatgctgtcaacggtttggccggagccgggtttgcgagagcagcccccgagcctccgcacagagcgagaggacggtcaaggacagactcgacttttttacatacgcccctgcgtcgcctttccgcaaggaggagggggggggaaagcgccatgttgcccttggagggcgccaaacatggtgtctccagtgagctgctagcgggtaatccgagtggacgcccgtgccccatttgttaggggtcggctagaggcccggaggcgtgctccaaaagtacatgcgggtgatttgccggacctggtcctcttttgacggggtccgagggctcgatgcctccctctgatgggattcctttacaagatcgttcctgctggtcttggaaatgtcctagggtacctcgggagcgtagcccgagccttggttatgtatcgaacgtacccagggtcatccctcactctgcgtctgaggcggctgtgaacccttcgagggccagcctacgaacccctgatcagtagtgggcgtggagcccaagtggcctgaggcggtcgttgaacccttccgaggggccggcctttgaacctctgaccagtagtgggcgcggagcccgagcgctctgaggcggctgttgaacccctccgaggggccagccttcgaacctctgatcagtaggggggctcggggcccgtttccttcgcggagaaggatccctttcgggatatcccctttcccggtccctgttgtaagagagagaaagaggaaaaggatacgaaatcgaatgacgtggcacacctttttgacgcggtcattatggcagaggtgaagcgccgcccgcttctcctgccaaaggtgccgcctgtcccgccgcggagttaatgcgacagggcgagtagTTCACGGGGcagctgttgcgcgtgcgcgagccgttcgaggaacggaacacgggcgcgctgtcttcacgccgtgggagaggtgaaagggaattaggcttacacctatttcctaaatgattttggtggttgaattgcccaacacaaataattggactaactagttttgctatagtgcataagttatacaggtgccaaaggttcacacttagccaataaaaagacaaagtattgggttcaacaaagagagcaagggataaccgaagtgtgccctggtctggcgcaccggactatccggtgtgccaccgaacagtgtccggtgcaccaggggacttcacgctgaactcttcaccttcgggaaaatccagaggcggttcgctataattcaccggactgtccggtgtacaccggacagtgtccggtgctccaaggaagggcgtctcaggaactcgccagcttcgggaattcgctccgctataattcaccggacatgtccggtgtgcaccagactgtccggtgagccagcggggcaacgactacttcgcgccaacggtcaccttcagaggcattaaatgcgcaccAGAGCGCGTAGAAgttaggcacgcgcgaagtggcgcaccggacactctacagtacatgtccggtgtgccaccggacatccaggcgggcccagaagacagagctccaacggtcaaaacccaACGGCcttagtgacgtggctggcgcggtgcaccatgcgacaggcagccccaccaaacggctagtttggtggttggggctataaatacacccaaccaccccacattcaagacatccaagttttcccacttcaactacttacaagagctctagcattcaattctagacacacccaagtgatcaaatcctctccaaactccgcacaacgccctagtgattagtgagagagatttccttgtgttctttcgagctcttgcgcttggattgctttcttctttcgttgattcttcattgcgatcaaactcacttgtaattgaggcaagagacaccaatcttgtggtggtccttgtgggaactttgtgttccaagtgatagagaagaaaagctcactcggtccgagggaccgtttgagagagggaaagggttgaaagagacccggtctttgtgaccacctcaacggggagtaggttcgcaagaaccgaacctcggtaaaacaaatccgcgtgtcacactctttatttgcttgcgatttgttttacaccctctctcgtggactcgattatatttttaacgctaacccggcttgtagttgtgattatttttgagaatttcagtttcgccctattcacccccctctaggcgactttcaattggtatctgagccggtgcttcattagagcctaaccgctcgaagtgatgtcgggagaactcgccaagaaggagatggagaccggcgacaagcccgctacaagccacgggaaggcttcatcaagagagtcccgcaacaaggagaaaaagagggagaagaagaaggagaagaagacttcttctcacaagtcgcatcggagtggcgacaaaataaagaagatgaggaaggtagtctactacgagaccgacacttcatcaccttctacctccggctccgacgcgctctccataacttctaagcgccatgagcgcaagaagtttagtaagatccccttacattatcctcgtacctctagacatactccattacttttcgttccattaggcaaaccgccaacctttgacggtgaagattatgctaggtggagtgatttaatgaaatttcatctaacctcactccacaaaagtatatggaatgttgttgagtttggagcacaggtaccatccgtaggggatgaggattatgatgaggacaaagtggcccaaattgagcacttcaactcccaagccacaaccatactccttgcctctctaagtagggaggagtacaacaaggtgcaaggactaaaaagcgccaaggaagtttgggacgtgctcaagacggcgcacgagggtgatgaactcaccaagatcaccaagcgggaaacgatcgagggggagctcggtcgcttccctctacgccaaggggaggagccacaagacatgtacaaccggctcaaaaccttggtgaaccaagtgcgcaacctcgggagcaaaaagtgggatgaccacgaggtggttaaggttattctaagatctcttattttccttaaccctactcaagtacaattaattcgtggcaacccaagatatactctaatgactcccgaggaagtaatcgggaattttgtgagctttgaatttatgatcaagggctcacaaaagatcaacgagcttgacggcccctccatgtccgaggcacaaccggtcgcatttaaggcaacgaaggagaagaaggaggagtctacaccaagtagacaaccaatcgatgcctccaagctcgacaatgaggaaatggcgctcgtcatcaagagcttccgccaaatcctcaaacaaaggagggggaaagactacaaacctcgctccaagaaagtgtgttacaaatgtggtaagcccggtcattttattgcaaaatgtcctatatctagtgacagtgacaggggcgacaacaagaaggggagaagaaaggagaagaagacatactacaagaagaggggcggcgatgcccatgtttgtcgggagtgggactccgacgaaatctctagcgactcctccgacgacgaggacgccgccaacatcgccgtcaccaagggacttctcttccccaacgtcggccacaagtgcctcatggcaaaggatggcaaaaagaagaaggttaaatctaaatcctccactagatatgaatcctctagtgatgaaaatgtagtgatgaggaggataacttgcgcactctttttgccaacttaaacatgcaacaaaaggagaaattaaatgaattaattagtgccatccatgagaaggatgatctcttggactcccaagaggacttcctaatcaaggaaaacaaaaagcatgttaaagttaaaaatgcttatgctctagaagttgaaaaatgtgaaaaattatctagtgagctaagcacttgccatgagactatagacaaccttagaaatgagaattctaatttgttagctaaggttgattctattgcttgtaatgtttcaattcccaatcttagaaatgataatgataatttgcttgctaagattgaagaattgaacatatctcttgttagccttagaaatgaaaatgaaaaattgcttgctaaggttaaagaattagatgtttgcaatgttacaattttggaccttagaactaaaaatgatatattgcatgctaaggttgtagaattgaaatcttgcaaaccctctacatctaccgttgagcacacttctatttgtactagatgtagagatgttgatattaatgctatacatgatcacatggctttaattaaacaacaaaatgatcatatagcaaaactagatgctaagattgccgagcataacttagagaacgaaaaaattaaatttgctagaagtatgctctatagtgggagacgccctggcatcaaggatggcattggcttccaacagggaggcaatgttaaacttagtgcccctcctaagaaattatccaactttgttaagggcaaggctcccatgcctcaggataacgagggttacattttataccctgccggttatcctgaggacaaaattaaaagaattcattctaggaagtctcactctggccctaaccatgcttttatgtataagggtgagacatctagttctaggcaaccaacccgtgctaagttgcctaagaagaaaactcctagtgcatcaaatgatcatgacatttcatttaaaacttttgatgcatcatatgtgttaactaacaaatccggcaaggtagttgccaaatatgttgggggcaagcacaaggggtcaaagacatgtgttagggtacccaaagttcttgtttctaatgccaaaggacccaaaaccatttgggtacctaaagtcaagaactaaacatgttttgtaggtttatgcatccgggggctcaagttggattatcgacagcgggtgcacaaaccacatgacaggggagaaaaagatgttctcctcctatgagaaaaaccaggatccccaacaagctatcacattcggggatggaaatcaaggtttggtcaaaggtcttggtaaaattgctatatctcctgaccattctatttccaatgtttttcttatagattctttagattacaatttgctttctgtatctcaattatgcaaaatgggctacagctgtctattcactgatgtaggtgtcactgtctttagaagaagtgatgattcaataacatttaagggagtgttagagggtcagctatacttggtagattttgatagagctgaactcgacacttgcttaattgctaagactaacatgggttggctatggcaccgccgactagcccatgttggaatgaagaatcttcataagcttctaaagggggaacacattttaggattaacaaatgttcattttgagaaagacaggatttgtagcgcatgccaagcagggaaacaagttggtgcccaccatacacaagaacatcatgacgaccgacaggccactggagctcctacacatagatctattcggcccgatcgcttacataagcatcgacgggagtaagtactgtctagttattgtggatgattattctcgcttcacttgggtgttctttttacaggaaaaatctcacacccaagaaaccttaaagggattcttgagacg from Zea mays cultivar B73 chromosome 6, Zm-B73-REFERENCE-NAM-5.0, whole genome shotgun sequence harbors:
- the LOC100217090 gene encoding putative cytochrome P450 superfamily protein — its product is MGTRGVALVAAALGVVVVTRLWTVLVVRLVWRPYTVARAFTRQGIRGPPYRLFTGNSKEAMAMRAATSGDTLDLSSHDFIPLVMPQYRAWMSLYGKVFLTWSGLTTPALFVGRYDMVKRVLFDKTGLYGKTDPGPIILSLLGRGLVFSDGEYWSRHRRVVHPAFAMDKLKSMTGSMVACAAEVIRAWEALAVARGEEEVTVEVAQQFTELTADVISHTAFGSSYRQGKAAFLAQRELQSIAFASLNSARVPGMQYLPTKANARRWQLERTVRGTLMAIIDERLAAAQEARGYGTDLLGLMLEANNGGGDGKSPQQAMSMDEIIEECKTFFFAGHNTTSQLLAWATFLLGTHPEWQQRLREEVIRECGGAEVLLHGDALNKLKLVTMVLYETVRLYGGATIIARQATADADLCGVKVPKATILLIPIAMLHRDEEVWGADAGDFNPLRFRDGVGRVAAHPNALLSFSLGPRSCIGQDFAMLEAKATLALILRRFAFEVAPEYVHAPADFLTLQPSKGLPVVLKLLDL